From Methylopila sp. M107, a single genomic window includes:
- a CDS encoding DUF4157 domain-containing protein produces MKVAAPARLAPRAPVRRAAPARPSGNALAARTAAFASLGAQPALMVGAVNDPLEREAEANAERVAAGATATVAGAEAPPPQAPKTGQPARREGLGGQPSLDALEQSPSMPETMQETSVPAQNDVDTGKLDAADMQEIQSGGDGADAGAEADDAAASKPVQTDRVGLAPVAVGPEGGAAPADVAGRVEAPGSGRPLPADIRSDMERGFDADFSHVRLHDSGRDRQDAARLGARAFTHGRHVWLGPGEALSDRRLLAHELTHVVQQTGRRRPLAARRAALMASAAPIRRGWMADEAESYARQIPGYPLLCVLLGKSPITDKEVPRNAENMIGGLMSLVPGGNVLFEQLQKANVITDALDWVTGKLTDLDLSWARLERVVSKAIDDFSVTSPIESLKPAFRPLFDDIATFAIAVKDKVVELIIKGALKLAGPYAEQVFEIIGSAKEAFKLIVDNPLGFAQNLIRAVVQGFKKFGSNIGDHLKRGLLGWLFGAIEGADIKMPAQLDLKGVLSIGFQLLGLTWERWRKKIVKKLDPHGELKVKVVEKAVDFIRILVTEGFAGVWQRMLAFIDGFKQTVVEGIKGFVTSSIIQAGISWLAGLSNPVGAIIKLAMTIYDMIVVFLERLQQILDVAKSIFSSINAIAKGNVDAAADKVEETIGRTVPVVISFVAGLLKLNGISAKIKEIIKKLRTPVDKALDKLINFVIKKVKALFSKLISKLNKKRKLPSVSFQFGDAQHRIYARKKGKKAEVMIASEATPASEVDDKLATEVAHIEDPKAKTAAKGAVSEVKDADKETKAPAEKIDLASQKENQRGGLEALELELKEAAEALTAQGETLKQYPEIETKGAPYLFRAKEPRYPAIEGKAGRYAERMKETQGKIEPDGGGKTYSIYYENDHIPEKQFAKAILANIDKFKPGAASGGVADRATDKTDQPPQKQEEGKPAVGEIGLSITKIDDNAKEFPAVTTYRPVHLSKGATPAATATKMVQDAANAAGPGGPVAAIKQTIRAQIQTEADKTAAIVRQDASAPPEIKAKVDEGLKTVSTLGAAIYGLDEAAKPQAANAPADPAAQTDLSALPFTGDGAGKPDFTKVEGAYQPYASRESGFGAYIEYDHIIESGWPLQAQDLSFGEDRFRSVVSERIKGEGNDAKSPEASDRLSALAKKRVFPANHKVAKYTQEAGMTVGLYRPIHRVVTAGVKKPNRGRIIAGIGDRFAEPLTAYVRTGDLTKLDEARKAVQDNVKETFDAASAEHTDAVADQYASELRKAEAVNPGHKDDAKRAMTAITGKVAGSLRAARNDTRSMFG; encoded by the coding sequence ATGAAGGTCGCCGCGCCCGCGAGGCTCGCGCCGCGCGCGCCGGTGCGCCGCGCCGCGCCCGCCCGGCCGTCAGGGAACGCACTTGCCGCGCGGACTGCCGCGTTCGCGTCGCTCGGCGCGCAGCCGGCGCTGATGGTGGGCGCCGTCAACGATCCGCTGGAACGCGAGGCAGAGGCGAACGCCGAGCGCGTCGCGGCCGGCGCAACCGCGACCGTCGCGGGCGCGGAGGCGCCGCCGCCGCAGGCCCCGAAGACCGGCCAGCCCGCGCGGCGTGAGGGACTTGGCGGGCAGCCCAGCCTCGACGCGCTCGAACAGTCGCCGTCCATGCCCGAGACGATGCAGGAGACCAGCGTTCCGGCGCAGAACGACGTAGACACCGGCAAGCTCGACGCCGCAGACATGCAGGAGATTCAGTCCGGCGGGGATGGCGCGGACGCCGGCGCGGAGGCTGACGACGCCGCGGCGTCCAAGCCGGTCCAGACCGATCGCGTCGGACTGGCGCCGGTCGCGGTCGGTCCCGAGGGCGGAGCCGCGCCGGCGGACGTCGCGGGCCGGGTCGAGGCGCCCGGTTCCGGCCGGCCGTTGCCCGCCGATATCCGCAGCGACATGGAGCGCGGCTTCGACGCCGACTTCTCGCATGTGCGGCTGCATGACAGCGGCCGCGACCGGCAGGACGCCGCCCGGCTCGGCGCGCGCGCCTTCACCCATGGCCGGCATGTCTGGCTCGGCCCCGGCGAGGCCCTGAGCGACCGGCGCCTCCTTGCCCATGAGCTGACCCACGTGGTGCAGCAGACGGGCCGGCGCCGGCCGCTCGCGGCGCGGCGCGCGGCGCTGATGGCCTCCGCCGCCCCGATCCGCCGCGGCTGGATGGCGGACGAGGCGGAATCCTATGCGCGCCAGATCCCGGGCTATCCGCTGCTCTGCGTGCTGCTCGGCAAGAGCCCGATCACCGACAAGGAGGTCCCGCGCAACGCCGAGAACATGATCGGCGGGCTGATGAGCCTCGTGCCCGGCGGCAACGTGCTGTTCGAACAGCTTCAGAAGGCGAACGTCATTACGGACGCGCTCGACTGGGTCACGGGCAAGCTCACGGATCTCGACCTGTCATGGGCGCGCCTGGAGCGCGTCGTCTCGAAGGCGATCGACGACTTCAGCGTCACGAGCCCGATCGAGTCGCTGAAACCCGCCTTCCGGCCGCTGTTCGACGACATTGCGACATTCGCGATCGCCGTGAAGGACAAGGTCGTCGAGCTGATCATCAAGGGCGCGCTGAAACTCGCCGGGCCTTACGCCGAGCAGGTGTTCGAGATCATCGGCAGCGCGAAGGAGGCCTTCAAGCTCATCGTCGACAACCCGCTCGGCTTCGCCCAGAACCTGATCCGCGCGGTGGTGCAGGGCTTCAAGAAGTTCGGCTCCAACATCGGCGACCATCTGAAGCGCGGCCTGCTCGGCTGGCTGTTCGGCGCGATCGAGGGCGCCGACATCAAGATGCCGGCCCAGCTCGACCTCAAGGGCGTGCTGTCGATCGGCTTCCAGCTGCTCGGACTGACCTGGGAGCGCTGGCGCAAGAAGATCGTCAAGAAGCTCGACCCGCATGGCGAGCTCAAGGTCAAGGTGGTCGAGAAGGCGGTCGACTTCATCCGCATCCTCGTCACCGAAGGCTTCGCGGGCGTCTGGCAGCGCATGCTCGCCTTCATCGACGGCTTCAAGCAGACGGTGGTCGAAGGCATCAAGGGCTTCGTCACCAGCTCGATCATCCAGGCCGGAATCTCCTGGCTCGCGGGGCTGTCGAACCCGGTCGGCGCGATCATCAAGCTCGCGATGACGATCTACGACATGATCGTCGTCTTCCTCGAACGGCTGCAGCAGATCCTCGACGTCGCGAAGTCGATCTTCTCCTCGATCAACGCCATCGCGAAGGGCAATGTCGACGCCGCCGCCGACAAGGTCGAAGAGACGATCGGACGCACCGTCCCGGTGGTGATCTCGTTCGTCGCCGGTCTGCTCAAGCTCAACGGCATCTCGGCGAAGATCAAGGAGATCATCAAGAAGCTTCGTACGCCCGTCGACAAGGCGCTCGACAAGCTGATCAACTTCGTCATCAAGAAGGTGAAGGCGCTTTTCTCCAAGCTGATCTCGAAGCTCAACAAGAAGCGGAAGCTGCCGTCGGTCTCGTTCCAGTTCGGCGACGCCCAGCATCGCATCTATGCGCGCAAGAAGGGCAAGAAGGCCGAGGTGATGATCGCCTCGGAGGCGACGCCCGCGAGCGAAGTGGACGACAAGCTCGCGACGGAAGTCGCGCATATCGAGGATCCGAAGGCCAAGACCGCCGCGAAGGGCGCCGTCTCCGAAGTAAAGGACGCCGACAAGGAGACCAAGGCGCCGGCCGAGAAGATCGATCTCGCCAGCCAGAAGGAAAACCAGCGCGGCGGCCTCGAGGCGCTCGAGCTCGAACTCAAGGAAGCGGCCGAGGCCCTCACCGCGCAGGGCGAGACGCTGAAGCAGTATCCGGAGATCGAGACCAAGGGCGCGCCCTACCTGTTCCGCGCGAAAGAGCCGCGCTATCCGGCGATCGAGGGCAAGGCGGGCCGCTACGCCGAGCGGATGAAGGAGACGCAAGGCAAGATCGAGCCCGACGGCGGCGGCAAGACCTACTCGATCTATTACGAGAACGATCACATCCCCGAAAAACAGTTCGCCAAGGCGATCCTCGCCAACATCGACAAGTTCAAGCCGGGGGCGGCCAGCGGCGGCGTCGCGGACCGCGCGACTGACAAGACGGACCAGCCGCCGCAGAAGCAGGAGGAGGGCAAGCCCGCGGTCGGCGAGATCGGGCTCTCGATCACCAAGATCGACGACAACGCCAAGGAGTTTCCGGCGGTCACGACCTATCGCCCCGTTCATCTGAGCAAGGGCGCCACGCCGGCCGCGACCGCGACCAAGATGGTTCAGGACGCGGCCAATGCGGCCGGCCCGGGCGGCCCGGTGGCCGCGATCAAGCAGACCATCAGGGCCCAGATCCAGACCGAGGCCGACAAGACCGCCGCCATCGTCCGGCAGGACGCGAGCGCGCCGCCCGAGATCAAGGCGAAGGTCGACGAGGGGCTGAAGACCGTCTCGACGTTGGGCGCCGCCATCTACGGCCTCGACGAGGCCGCAAAGCCCCAGGCCGCCAACGCCCCGGCCGATCCGGCCGCTCAGACCGACCTCAGCGCGCTGCCCTTCACCGGAGACGGCGCCGGCAAGCCCGATTTCACCAAGGTGGAAGGCGCCTACCAGCCCTACGCGTCGCGGGAGTCGGGCTTCGGCGCCTACATCGAGTACGACCACATCATCGAATCCGGCTGGCCGCTGCAGGCGCAGGACCTCAGTTTCGGCGAGGACCGGTTCAGGTCGGTGGTGTCCGAGCGCATCAAGGGCGAGGGAAACGATGCAAAGTCGCCGGAGGCCTCCGACAGGCTGTCGGCGCTCGCGAAGAAGCGTGTCTTCCCCGCCAATCACAAGGTCGCCAAATACACGCAGGAGGCCGGCATGACGGTCGGTCTCTATCGGCCGATCCATCGGGTCGTGACCGCCGGCGTGAAGAAGCCGAACAGGGGCCGGATCATCGCGGGCATCGGCGACAGATTCGCGGAGCCGCTGACGGCCTATGTCCGGACCGGCGACCTCACCAAGCTCGACGAGGCGCGCAAGGCTGTGCAGGACAATGTGAAGGAGACGTTCGACGCCGCGAGCGCCGAGCACACCGACGCCGTCGCCGACCAGTACGCCAGTGAGCTGCGCAAGGCCGAGGCGGTCAATCCGGGCCACAAGGACGACGCCAAGCGCGCGATGACGGCGATCACCGGCAAGGTCGCCGGCAGCCTCCGGGCGGCGCGGAACGACACGCGGAGCATGTTCGGCTGA
- a CDS encoding IS630 family transposase (programmed frameshift), whose product MVRAYSLDLRERAVARVAAGESVRSVAATFQVSVSSVVKWSQRHRATGSAAAKPMGSRRPLRLAGERDWMLARLAAEPHVSLRRLQRELAERGVVASYGAVWSLVRSEKLSFKKTVLASERDRPDVVRRRRRWRSLQRRVDASRLVFLDETWAKTNMAPLRGWSPRGQRLNAKVPHAHWKTMTFLAALRSDRIDAPCVFDGPINGVRFLAYVTEVLIPTLKPGDVVVLDNLGSHKGKAVREAIRNAGARLAFLPPYSPDLNPIEQVFAKLKHMLRRAQERTVETTWRRIPTLLNDFSAEECRNYIVNAGYASI is encoded by the exons ATGGTTCGCGCCTATTCGCTTGATCTTCGGGAGCGCGCGGTGGCGCGGGTTGCGGCTGGCGAGAGCGTTCGTTCTGTCGCGGCGACGTTTCAGGTGAGCGTGTCGAGCGTCGTGAAATGGTCGCAGCGCCACCGGGCGACGGGGAGCGCCGCGGCCAAACCGATGGGCTCGCGTCGTCCGTTGCGGCTCGCAGGCGAGCGGGACTGGATGCTGGCGCGGCTTGCGGCCGAGCCGCATGTCAGCTTGCGGCGGCTGCAGCGAGAGCTCGCCGAACGCGGCGTCGTTGCGAGTTATGGCGCGGTCTGGAGCCTGGTCCGCTCTGAGAAGCTGAGCTTC AAAAAAACCGTTCTGGCGAGCGAACGGGACAGGCCGGACGTCGTGCGCCGCCGACGAAGGTGGCGAAGCCTTCAGAGGCGCGTTGACGCCTCCCGTCTCGTCTTCCTCGACGAGACCTGGGCCAAGACCAACATGGCGCCGCTGCGCGGCTGGAGCCCGCGTGGCCAGCGGCTGAACGCCAAGGTTCCGCACGCGCACTGGAAGACAATGACGTTCCTCGCCGCGCTGCGCTCGGACAGGATCGATGCGCCCTGCGTGTTCGACGGTCCGATCAACGGCGTCCGCTTCCTCGCCTACGTGACCGAGGTTCTGATCCCGACGCTGAAGCCCGGCGACGTCGTCGTGCTCGACAACCTCGGCAGCCACAAAGGAAAGGCCGTCCGAGAGGCCATCCGAAACGCTGGAGCCCGGCTCGCCTTCCTGCCGCCCTACAGCCCCGACCTCAACCCGATCGAGCAGGTCTTCGCCAAGCTCAAGCACATGCTGCGCAGAGCTCAGGAACGAACGGTCGAAACCACCTGGCGGCGCATCCCGACACTCCTCAACGACTTCTCCGCCGAAGAATGCCGAAACTACATCGTCAACGCTGGATACGCGTCAATATGA
- a CDS encoding LysR family transcriptional regulator, translating into MATLPDFEAWAIFARVASRGSFGRAAEDLGLSKSTVSKAVSRLEARIGAPLFHRTTRRLSLTEAGQQAVAGAERILGAGEEAEAAAIAQSAAPRGTVRLAAPMSFGLSHVAPLLPEFFAAYPDVSVDMELGDHQVDLIAGGFDVALRIAALGDSRLKARRLCRVRRLLVGAPAYFDRAGRPAHPRDLAGHACLGYSNLASRDRWRFLGPDGEEATLTPGGPVRTNNADALTPCLLAGLGVAVQPEFIVFEDLAAGRLEAVMPDWSPPPIALNLVTPPGALRPPRVSALIEFLARRLAAAQWAREAEA; encoded by the coding sequence TTGGCGACGCTTCCCGACTTCGAGGCTTGGGCGATCTTCGCCCGCGTCGCCTCGCGCGGCTCGTTCGGGCGGGCGGCGGAAGACCTCGGGCTCTCCAAGTCCACCGTCTCCAAGGCGGTGTCGCGGCTGGAGGCAAGGATCGGCGCGCCGCTGTTCCACCGCACCACGCGGCGCCTCTCGCTGACGGAAGCCGGCCAGCAGGCGGTCGCGGGGGCCGAGCGCATTCTGGGAGCGGGCGAAGAGGCCGAAGCCGCGGCGATCGCCCAGTCGGCGGCCCCGCGCGGCACCGTCCGGCTCGCGGCGCCGATGTCGTTCGGGCTGAGCCATGTCGCGCCGCTGCTGCCGGAGTTTTTCGCGGCCTACCCGGACGTCTCCGTCGACATGGAGCTCGGCGACCACCAGGTCGACCTGATCGCCGGCGGCTTCGACGTTGCGCTGAGGATTGCGGCGCTCGGTGACTCGCGGCTGAAGGCGCGTCGCCTGTGCCGGGTCCGCCGACTGCTGGTCGGCGCGCCGGCCTATTTCGACCGCGCCGGCCGCCCGGCCCATCCGCGCGACCTCGCGGGCCACGCCTGCCTCGGCTACTCCAACCTCGCCTCGCGCGACCGCTGGCGGTTTCTCGGCCCCGATGGCGAGGAGGCGACCCTGACGCCCGGCGGACCGGTCCGGACCAACAACGCCGACGCCCTGACGCCCTGCCTGCTGGCGGGGCTCGGCGTCGCGGTGCAGCCGGAGTTCATCGTCTTCGAAGACCTCGCCGCCGGCCGGCTGGAGGCGGTGATGCCCGACTGGAGCCCGCCGCCGATCGCGCTCAACCTCGTGACGCCGCCAGGCGCGCTGAGGCCGCCTCGCGTCTCCGCGCTGATCGAGTTTCTCGCCCGCCGCCTCGCCGCCGCGCAGTGGGCGCGGGAGGCCGAGGCCTGA
- a CDS encoding ring-cleaving dioxygenase, which produces MTGAALHHVTAISGSARRNLGFYTGVLGLRLVKKTVNFDDPGTYHLYYGDTEGRPGSVLTFFPWDHVAPGRVGVGETSQTAFRVPRAAIGWWAQRFVEKAVPHDTPVVRFGETVLAFKDPDGLSLALVGVEGAESEAGWTADEVPAEHAIRGFHGVTLLVNEAAPTARVLTDVFGHREVAREDDVVRYDAGGEGYGRFVDLREVGGFLAGRQGGGSVHHIAFRAANDAAQAAMARKLASELRIGVTEQKDRNYFRSVYFREPGGVLFEIATDDPGFAIDEPADRLGEELKLPEFLETLRPRIVERLPALV; this is translated from the coding sequence ATGACCGGCGCCGCACTTCACCATGTCACCGCGATCAGCGGCTCCGCACGCCGCAACCTCGGCTTCTACACCGGCGTCCTCGGGCTCCGGCTCGTGAAAAAGACCGTCAATTTCGACGATCCCGGCACGTACCATCTCTATTATGGCGACACGGAAGGTCGCCCGGGCTCGGTGCTGACCTTCTTCCCGTGGGACCATGTGGCGCCCGGCCGGGTCGGCGTCGGCGAGACCTCGCAGACCGCGTTCCGCGTTCCGCGCGCCGCGATCGGCTGGTGGGCGCAGCGCTTCGTCGAGAAGGCCGTGCCGCACGACACGCCTGTCGTGCGCTTCGGCGAGACGGTGCTCGCCTTCAAGGACCCGGACGGCCTGTCGCTCGCGCTTGTGGGCGTCGAGGGCGCCGAATCCGAAGCCGGCTGGACCGCCGACGAAGTCCCGGCCGAGCACGCGATCCGCGGCTTCCACGGCGTCACGCTGCTCGTGAACGAGGCCGCGCCGACCGCGAGGGTCCTGACAGACGTGTTCGGCCATCGCGAAGTCGCGCGGGAGGACGATGTCGTACGCTACGACGCCGGCGGCGAGGGCTATGGCCGCTTCGTCGACCTGCGCGAGGTCGGCGGCTTCCTCGCCGGACGACAGGGCGGCGGCAGCGTGCACCACATCGCGTTCCGCGCGGCGAATGACGCCGCCCAGGCCGCGATGGCGCGGAAGCTGGCGTCGGAGCTTCGGATCGGCGTCACCGAGCAGAAGGACCGCAACTACTTCCGGTCCGTCTACTTCCGCGAGCCCGGCGGCGTGCTGTTCGAGATCGCGACCGACGATCCGGGCTTCGCGATCGACGAGCCCGCCGACCGCCTCGGCGAGGAGCTGAAGCTGCCGGAGTTTCTCGAGACGCTGCGCCCGAGGATCGTCGAGAGACTGCCCGCGCTCGTGTGA
- a CDS encoding alpha/beta hydrolase, whose amino-acid sequence MTTRELSFVHEFRPATAHGRPPLLLLHGTGGDEHDLIGLGAAVAPGAALLSPRGQALEGGMPRFFRRLSEGVFDEDDVRRRAADIARFVGEARAAYGIAAPIALGFSNGANIAAAVRLLHPGVLSGAILLRGMVPLATPPAAASVATPALLLSGDRDPIVLAENAARLAAQLSRAGGEVEHRVLPTGHGLTQVDIELAADWIGRQAKAVGEERAVAS is encoded by the coding sequence ATGACCACGCGCGAGCTTTCGTTCGTCCATGAATTCCGCCCGGCGACGGCGCACGGCCGTCCGCCGCTCCTGCTCCTGCACGGCACCGGCGGCGACGAGCACGACCTGATCGGCCTCGGCGCCGCGGTCGCGCCGGGCGCGGCGCTGCTGTCGCCGCGCGGGCAGGCGCTCGAGGGCGGCATGCCGCGGTTCTTCCGGCGGCTTTCCGAGGGCGTGTTCGACGAGGACGACGTCCGTCGCCGCGCGGCCGATATCGCCCGCTTCGTCGGGGAAGCGCGTGCAGCCTACGGGATCGCGGCCCCGATCGCGCTCGGCTTCTCGAACGGCGCCAACATCGCGGCCGCCGTCCGGCTGCTGCATCCGGGAGTCCTGAGCGGCGCCATCCTGTTGCGCGGCATGGTCCCGCTCGCGACGCCGCCGGCCGCAGCGTCCGTCGCGACGCCGGCGCTGCTCCTGTCGGGCGATCGCGACCCGATCGTGCTGGCCGAGAACGCCGCCCGGCTCGCCGCGCAGCTGTCCCGCGCCGGCGGCGAGGTGGAGCACCGCGTCTTGCCCACGGGCCATGGGCTGACGCAGGTCGACATCGAATTGGCGGCGGACTGGATTGGCCGTCAGGCGAAGGCAGTCGGCGAAGAGCGCGCCGTCGCGTCGTGA
- a CDS encoding pirin family protein has product MTWTPCPDPVLGNRASADAIELLIVPRSVDLGEMTVRRALPSKDRQMVGPFIFFDQMGPAEFLTDQGIDVRPHPHINLSTVTYLFEGEILHRDSLGTELAIQPGAVNWMRAGRGIVHSERTSAARKKSGQRLFGIQTWMALPLDQEESDPAFVHHGAEALPVVEADGVRARLIAGSAFGATSPLVVPSPTLYADVELAAGKRMPIDATYEERAIYTISGEIEIAGDVFAPNQLLVLRPGDAITVSARSDARLMLFGGAALEGPRYMWWNFVSSRRERIQQAKEEWAKGRFDTVPGDEQEFIPLPRA; this is encoded by the coding sequence ATGACCTGGACACCCTGTCCCGACCCCGTGCTCGGGAACCGCGCGAGCGCGGATGCAATCGAGCTGCTGATCGTGCCGCGATCGGTCGATCTCGGCGAGATGACGGTGCGGCGCGCGCTGCCGTCCAAGGATCGGCAGATGGTCGGGCCGTTCATCTTCTTCGACCAGATGGGCCCCGCCGAGTTCCTGACCGACCAGGGCATCGACGTCCGACCCCACCCGCATATCAACCTGTCGACGGTCACCTACCTGTTCGAAGGCGAGATTCTGCACCGCGACAGCCTCGGCACCGAGCTCGCGATCCAACCCGGCGCGGTCAACTGGATGCGGGCGGGGCGGGGCATCGTGCATTCGGAGCGCACCAGCGCGGCGCGCAAGAAGTCCGGCCAAAGACTGTTCGGCATCCAGACATGGATGGCGTTGCCGCTCGATCAGGAGGAATCCGACCCCGCCTTCGTGCATCACGGCGCCGAGGCGCTGCCGGTGGTCGAGGCCGACGGCGTCCGCGCGCGGCTGATCGCGGGCTCGGCTTTCGGCGCGACGTCGCCGCTCGTCGTGCCGTCGCCGACGCTCTACGCCGACGTCGAACTCGCCGCCGGCAAGCGCATGCCGATCGACGCGACTTACGAGGAGCGCGCGATCTACACGATTTCCGGCGAGATCGAGATCGCAGGCGACGTCTTCGCGCCCAACCAGCTTCTCGTGCTGCGGCCCGGCGACGCCATCACAGTTTCGGCGCGCTCCGACGCAAGGCTGATGCTGTTCGGCGGCGCGGCCTTGGAGGGACCGCGCTACATGTGGTGGAACTTCGTCTCCTCGCGCCGCGAGCGCATCCAGCAGGCGAAGGAAGAATGGGCCAAGGGCCGGTTCGACACCGTGCCCGGCGACGAGCAGGAGTTCATCCCGCTCCCGCGGGCGTAG
- a CDS encoding metal-sensitive transcriptional regulator yields the protein MRDVTKSSCGKRLNRIEGQVRGIARMVDEDRYCIDVVTQISAVRAALKRVEEEILKDHVGHCVEHAIRSGDMEEQRRKVAELVDVLGRVRG from the coding sequence ATGCGCGACGTCACGAAATCTTCCTGCGGCAAGCGGCTGAACCGGATCGAGGGCCAGGTCCGCGGGATCGCTCGCATGGTCGATGAGGACCGCTACTGCATCGACGTCGTGACGCAGATTTCCGCCGTCCGGGCCGCGCTGAAGCGCGTCGAGGAGGAGATCCTCAAGGATCACGTTGGACATTGCGTGGAGCATGCGATCCGGTCCGGCGACATGGAGGAGCAGCGCCGGAAGGTCGCCGAGCTGGTCGACGTGCTGGGGCGGGTGCGCGGCTGA
- a CDS encoding NAD(P)-dependent oxidoreductase, whose amino-acid sequence MADAPRLEKRDVAAGRLSPEDYAAGFADLHPGLDANAARIEAERCLFCYDAPCASACPTSIDIPLFIRQIAKGQPKPAAKTILDQNIMGAMCARVCPTETLCEEVCVRHASDGAPVRIGQLQRFATDALFAAGAQPYRRGAPTDRRIAVVGAGPAGLACAHALARAGHEVVVFEAREKPGGLNEYGIAAYKAVDGVAQAEVDFILGVGGIELKTGAALGRDVSLAGLRDQFDAVFLGMGLGGVNALGIEADKGGEDAVSYIAGLRQAGDLASLPVGRRVVVIGGGMTAIDVAVQTKRLGAEEVTVVYRRGAVDMGASEFEQELALTDGVTIRCFAKPVAVSPGSATFEKTEVVEGRLIGTGEIFELPYDQLFRAIGQTLVADGLDGAIMLESGRIKVDAERRTSLSGVWAGGDCIAGGQDLTVAAVEDGKRAAASIDRALRAELRPAE is encoded by the coding sequence ATGGCGGACGCGCCGAGGCTGGAGAAACGGGACGTCGCGGCCGGCAGGCTCTCGCCGGAGGACTATGCGGCGGGCTTTGCTGACCTCCATCCGGGGCTCGACGCCAACGCCGCGCGCATCGAGGCGGAGCGCTGCCTGTTCTGCTACGACGCCCCGTGCGCGAGCGCCTGCCCGACCTCGATCGACATTCCCCTGTTCATCCGCCAGATCGCCAAGGGCCAGCCGAAGCCCGCCGCGAAGACGATCCTCGACCAGAACATCATGGGCGCGATGTGCGCCCGGGTGTGCCCGACAGAGACGCTGTGCGAGGAGGTCTGCGTGCGCCACGCCTCCGACGGCGCGCCGGTGCGCATCGGCCAGCTCCAGCGCTTCGCGACCGATGCGCTGTTCGCGGCCGGCGCGCAGCCCTATCGGCGCGGCGCGCCGACCGATCGCCGGATCGCGGTGGTGGGCGCCGGTCCCGCCGGCCTCGCCTGCGCGCATGCGCTGGCGAGAGCTGGCCATGAGGTCGTGGTGTTCGAGGCGCGCGAAAAACCGGGCGGGCTGAACGAATACGGCATCGCGGCCTACAAGGCGGTCGACGGCGTCGCGCAGGCCGAGGTCGATTTCATCCTGGGCGTCGGCGGGATCGAGCTGAAGACCGGCGCCGCGCTGGGCCGGGATGTCTCGCTCGCCGGACTGCGGGATCAGTTCGACGCGGTGTTCCTCGGCATGGGGCTCGGCGGCGTCAACGCGCTCGGAATCGAGGCCGACAAGGGCGGCGAGGACGCAGTCTCCTACATCGCGGGGCTGAGACAGGCCGGAGATCTGGCGTCGCTGCCGGTCGGCCGGCGCGTGGTGGTGATCGGCGGCGGCATGACGGCGATCGACGTCGCGGTGCAGACCAAGCGTCTCGGCGCCGAGGAGGTCACGGTCGTCTATCGCCGCGGCGCGGTCGACATGGGCGCGAGCGAATTCGAGCAGGAGCTTGCGCTGACCGACGGCGTGACGATCCGCTGTTTCGCGAAGCCCGTCGCGGTTTCGCCCGGGTCGGCGACATTCGAGAAGACAGAAGTGGTCGAGGGAAGGCTGATCGGGACCGGCGAGATCTTCGAACTGCCTTACGACCAGCTGTTTCGCGCCATCGGCCAGACGCTTGTCGCCGACGGGCTCGACGGCGCGATCATGCTCGAAAGCGGGCGCATCAAGGTCGACGCCGAGAGGCGCACGTCGCTGTCCGGCGTGTGGGCCGGCGGCGACTGTATCGCGGGCGGCCAGGACCTGACGGTTGCGGCGGTGGAGGACGGCAAGCGCGCCGCCGCATCGATCGACCGAGCGCTGAGGGCGGAATTAAGGCCGGCGGAATAG